A genome region from Anopheles stephensi strain Indian chromosome 2, UCI_ANSTEP_V1.0, whole genome shotgun sequence includes the following:
- the LOC118503575 gene encoding uncharacterized protein LOC118503575 → MLVRATILVLSVLATVQGEEVHALRSLLALRVPSRRSLTPCARERRQDCEDCSTVKICSYDQTPLTQFRCQDVDPSKPYCIGEGICSDTADPNVVCRKSSDLCPMGAPGYYPNPTNCSRYLYCDESSLGFEQSCVAANNVYNQSSGSCFLKRRSADCFQVDCNNVRNKDKWFVYDPFPQLYFLCSANGPLMFKCARESDVFDLTLKRCEFQCRTAGRFVHPASANMYYECAYISTSKLEKYEQTCPPLLQFNESEQKCLPVA, encoded by the exons ATGTTGGTTCGTGCAACAATCTTAGTTCTGTCGGTGCTTGCCACAGTGCAAGGCGAG GAAGTACATGCGCTTCGCTCTTTGTTAGCGTTACGTGTGCCGTCGCGACGCTCACTAACACCGTGCGCTCGTGAACGTCGACAGGATTGTGAGGATTGCAGTACCGTAAAAATTTGCAGCTACGATCAGACACCGCTGACGCAGTTCCGCTGCCAGGATGTTGATCCCTCCAAACCTTACTGTATTGGTGAGGGTATTTGTAGCGATACTGCCGATCCCAATGTCGTTTGCCGGAAGTCTAGTGATTTGTGCCCGATGGGTGCCCCTGGATATTATCCGA ATCCAACAAACTGCTCCCGCTACTTGTACTGTGACGAAAGCAGCCTGGGCTTCGAACAGAGCTGTGTGGCAGCCAACAATGTGTACAACCAGTCGAGTGGCTCGTGCTTTCTAAAACGCCGTTCGGCCGATTGCTTCCAGGTGGATTGCAACAATGTGCGCAACAAGGATAAGTGGTTCGTGTACGACCCCTTCCCGCAGCTGTACTTTCTGTGCTCAGCCAATGGACCGCTGATGTTTAAATGTGCACGCGAATCTGATGTATTTGATCTGACATTGAAACGATGCGAGTTCCAATGCCGCACGGCAGGCCGTTTCGTGCATCCGGCTAGCGCCAACATGTATTACGAATGTGCATACATCAGTACTTCCAAG CTGGAGAAGTATGAACAAACCTGCCCACCTTTGCTTCAGTTCAATGAAAGTGAACAAAAATGTCTCCCTGTGGCGTAA